The genomic segment GGGCATTGACTGGTTTGCATTGGCGGTGGCGGTGGCGGCGTTCGTTGGTATGGCCCGATGGAAATGGGACATCATGGTGGTGGTAGCAGGAGGCGCGGCTCTGGGGATTGTGCGGATGCTGGCAACTTGATGGTGCGCGCGCAGGTGATACTCGACTCGGGTATTTCTAAGTGTTAGGATCGGTTAACTAAGCCGCGATTCCAACTTCGCGAGGTCTCCCCCATGGCCGATGAAACTCCGCTCTATCGCCATCCCGCCGACGAGACCGCGCGGTTGTCGCGGATCATGACCGAAATTTCGGAAGGGTTCGCGACGATGAGCCGGGTGGGTCAGGCGATTGGGGTGTTCGGTTCGGCGCGGTGCACCTCGTCGGCCCCGCACTATCGCACGGCAGAGGCGCTGGGGGCGAAGCTCGTCGAGAAGGGGTTTGCCGTGGTGACGGGCGGAGGGCCGGGGGTGATGGAGGCGGCGAACAAGGGGGCGTATGAGGCGGGCGGTGTGTCGGTGGGGCTCAATATCACGCTGCCGCACGAGCAGGAGGCCAACGCGTATCAGAATATCAGCATGGAGTTTCATTATTTCTTCGTGCGCAAGCTGATGTTGTTGAAATACTGCCTGGGGCTGGTGTGCTTTCCGGGCGGGTTCGGGACGATGGACGAGTACTTCGAGTCCATGACGCTGATTCAGACGGGCAAGTGTCCGAAGTTCCCCGTGGTGCTCTTCGACTCGAAATTCTGGGGGCCGTTCGACGGATTCATGCGCCAGACGATGCTCCGCGATTACGCTGCCATCTCCGAGTCTGACCTGGGCTTGTTCAAGATTACAGACGACGTGGAGGAGGCGGCGAGCTATCTACGGCGGCAGGTCGATCTGCTATTGCCAACGCTGCGGCATCCGTCGGTCGAGGAGGAGGTGATGATCCCGAAGGAGGAGCAGATTTCGGGCGAGGGTACCTACGAAGGGAAGCCTCCACGCAAGCGACCAAAGGAGGCCGGGCCGATTAGTGGATGATCCGCCGACCGGGCTTTTTCGCAGCGCGCCATTCGCCCTGCCGTGCTCCGGGTGCGGCGCCGGGCGGCTTTCGTCGTTCGGGCTTTCGACGGCTTCGGGCTGTTGAAGAGGATCGCCTCGGCGGTGCCGACACACTGGGCTCGGCGGGCTGATCCGCCAGCGAGTGCAGGTATTTGACTTCCGCGGGGGTGAGCGGTCGAAACGCCCCGAGGGGCAGCTTGGCGATGGAGAGCTTGCCCATGCGAATTCGCATCAGCCGCCGGACGTTGTGACCGAAGCGGGCGAGCATCCGCCGGACCTCGCGATTGCGGCTTTCGCGGAGGGTGATTTCCAGGATCGTCTTGTCCCGATCGCGATGGATGATCGTGATTTCGGCAGGGGCGGTCTTTCCCTCGGACAACCACACGCCCTGGCGAAGTTTTTCAAGCGTCTCGGTCTTGGGTGTGCCCGCGACCTCCGCACGGTAGGTCTTGGGCGTGGCGAATCGAGGGTGGGTCAGCTTTTGGGCCAGCGAGCCGTCGTTGGTCATGATCAGCAGACCGGTCGAGTCGGCTTCGAGGCGGCCGATAGGGAAGACGCGCTCGCGGACGCCGGTGAGGAGGTCCTCGACCAGGCGCCGGCCGGAGGGATCGTTGTGCGTGCAGAGGACGTTGCGGGGTTTGTTGAGCAAAAAATAGACGTGTCGCTCCGGGCGGATGGGTTTTCCGTCCACGGTTATTTTGTCCGTTGCCGGATCGACGAGGACCGGCAATTCGCGCTTGTACTGGCCGTTCACCGCGACGCGACCGTCGAGCACGAGCGTTTCGCAGGCGCGGCGCGAGCCGTAGCCGGCGGCGGCGAGGATCTTCTGGATGCGTTCCGTGGCCATGGGCCTCCATCCTAACACGATTGGGCGGTTGCGTGTGGACTGCCGCGCAAATGTTTATTCGCCGAGGAATTGGACGACGATTTCCCGCGTGCGCGGGCGCGTGTCAAAGTCGAGCAGTACGATCTGCTGCCATTGTCCCAGTGTCGGCCGGCCGTCGACGATCGGGACGGTCAGGCTTGGGCCCAGGAGCGACGCGCGGACGTGGGCGTGACCGTTGTCGTCGTGCCAGGTCGCTTCGTGTTCGTAGCGGCCGTCTTCGGGTGCGAGTTTTTCGAAGCAGGCCTTGAGGTCGTGATTGACGAGGCCGGGCTCGTACTCGGTCGTCGTCAGACCGGCGGTGGAGCCGATGACAAAGAGCGTGGCGGTGCCGTTCTTGATCTCGGCGCGCTGGAGGAGGGCGGCGAAATCCGGCGTGATGTCGAGCACCTGATTGTCGCCGCGAGTCTGGACCTCCAGGCGGTGGGTTTCGACGGTCATAGCGGAGATTGTAAGTGGTTCCTGGGAATGCGGGTGGTGATGGCAAGGTGCTCTCGACCTGTTTACCTGTGCCGTCCCTCAGGGAATCGCTGCTCTTTACGGGGGGTGATACGACTCGCGAACGGGTGAAAGCCCGCTGAGTTGACACCCCTGCCGATCACGCCTATCCTGACGAAGAAGATTGCGGGGTAGAGCAGTCGGTAGCTCGTCGGGCTCATAACCCGGAGGTCGCTGGTTCGAGTCCAGCCCCCGCTATGCCGGCCGTCCTCATAGCTTCGGCTGTCAGGACGGTCTCTTTTTGCGCTATGCGACCATCCGGCAGGACGGCCATCGGACCTATCACGTCCGCCACGAACCGATTGATTTGAGAAGGCGACATCAGCCCGACGAAATTCGCCTTGGCTTCCAGGAACGCCTGCCGGCAATCGGCCATCAGATCGTCCATGTCGGCTACGGCTTGAACCGTCACGTCATCCAACGCCTGCCGAAGCCCATCCCGCTTCGCTTCATGCTCTGAAAGCTGCCGGGCAATGGCCTTTTTGGCCCCGGCCTCAATTTCCGGGTCCACCAGGAGCCGGGAAAGGCCGACGAGCATCCTGTCCGTTTCGGCAATCTCGCCATTAAGGCGTGCCGATTCGCTCCGGTTCAGTTCCAAGGCTTCCCGCGTCATCGCCATGACTTCGTCCAGCACGCCGTCCATGTCGTCGAAGACGGCGGTCATCGCGGTCTGGATTCGAGCCAGCAGCCGATCCTCGCGGACCGTCGCAGTGTTCCTACATTCTCCCGCCCTTTTAGCCATACGACGGCCGCAACTGTAGTAGCGGTACTCGCCCTTGGCGTTCTTGCTCTTGCGGCAGTAGTAAACGCAGCCGCACTCTGCGCAAAATAGATGCCTAGTGAATGGTCGGAGTTCGCTTGCGTCGCGTGGATGCTCTTTCGAGTTTTCAGCAAGTCTCGCCTGGACCCGCTCGAACATCGCATCGTCGATGATCCGCAGCGATTCGTCCCGAGTCACCAAGTGCCGGCTTTCGTCGCTCCATCGCGGAACGCGCTTGCCGGTCGCACGATTCAGCTTGTAGCAGCGTCGAAGGAATCGCACTTCGCCCAGGAGCATCCGATTCGTCAGGATGCTGCGAACGGTCGTGAAACCCCACGGTCCGCCGAGCCGAGTCGGCACTCCCCGGTCCCTGACCCGATTGGCGACTTCCTTGAGGCTGATCGTTTCCGAATCGTACGATTCAAAAACATATCTGACCGTCGCCGCCTCTTCGGGATGAATCGCCAGTTTTTTCTTGCCGTCGCCGGCTTCGACAACGCGAAAACCGTACGGCGGAGGACCGCCCGTCCAGTAGCCTTGCTTGTGGCGCTGCACAAGGCCGTCGCGAGTCCGCTCCGCCAGCACGCGGCTGTAATCCGCCGCGACGACCAGTTGCACGCCGCGGGCCAGCGCGTTCGTGCCTTCGGTGACACTTATTACCTCGACACCGTGCTGTTCCAGATCTTCGACCAGAACGTGCGTTTCGGCGGCGCGGCCGAGGCGATCAAACTTGTAGACGTAGAGCCGGGCGATGCGTCCGGCTTCCGCTTCCTGCATCAGCCGGAGCAATTCCGTCCGGCCGCCGGTCGTCCGGCCCGTCTTGGCTTCGTCGATGAAATGCTTGAGCGGCTTACCCGCTGCCCGCTCGCAGGATTCGATTTGCACGGCGATGCTTGTACCGTCGTCCTGCGCGTGGCTCGAATAGCGAGCGTACATCGCGTCGTACTTGCGGCTCCCGCCGCTATCCTCGCCCTTCCTCCCGCTGCTATTCCGCTGTGCCGTCAGCATGACCATGATCGTTCCCGTCCGGCTCCGTCGCCTGCTGCCCTGACCGTTTTCGACGTTCGCGGTGAAGCTCCACGGCCCGCGCCGCGATGATACTCACCAGCCACCGCCTTGCGGCGGCACCGTCGCGAATTCGTATACCGTCCGCTTCCATTGTAGACAGGCGCTCTGGCGGATTCTCGTCATTATCGACGGCAAAAGGGGAAGCGAATGGACGGACCAGGCGCACGAGCAGACCCCCCAGGCAATGCTGCCTAATCCCTTTCCAACTCCCGCGGCTCCGGCTCGCGCCCGGCGCGGTCGTTTTCGACCTGCTTCATCCGCTCTTCCAGGATGGACGGCTGTTCGTCCGGGTCGCGGACCTCTCCTTGCTTGTCCTGCATGACCTCACCAGGCGTCTTGGTACCTGCCATGCCATATACTGTCGGCTGGGCTACGTTCGATTCGGTGTACAACGCGGCGCGAAGCTCCGCGACGCCCTGCCTAAGCATGGCAGAGGTATGGCCGGCGCCGTACTTGGGACTTTCCTCTTGCTTTGCCATTACACAACCTCCCTTTACCAAAAACCTCAATCGCCGCGCAAATCGCGGAACCGATCCACAACGTGGCGCTGTTCCATGTAGGCGTCGTTCATGTCGCGAACGCGCTGTCGCTCTTGGTTAGCTGTCAGATTCGTGGAAATCAGCAGCCCGGCGCTGGCCAACATCAGGTATCCGCCGAGCGGCGGGCTGGCGGCGAGCAACGCGCCGCCTAACGCGAAGGTGAGCAACGGTTCCACGGCGCACTTCACCTTGATCTCCGATGTGCGGCGCATGAACTTCATCAGAGCCGGCGTCCCCGTGTACCGAGAATGAGGCTGCGGACCTCCGCGCCGTATGCGCCGGAAGACTTCAATCCGCACCGCAAGACATGCGAGGATGTACAGTCCGAGAAAGACCAGCATCGGCTCCGGGTCATGGACCGGCTCACAGAAGGCCGGCCAGAAGAACATCAAGAGCAGCGCGGCCGCCGCCTGCAACTCAAGGTAGCGATCGCCGAACGTCTCCGACCGATGGAGAAACACCTCGACCGAAACGGCGAACGTCCTTGCCAGGAATACGAAAATGCTGACGAAGTTTCGGAACCCGGTTCTCGGGTCCGGTTTTGGTTGCTCCTGGTTCATCGCAAAACTCCGTGGCGGGGCGTTGCCCCACATCAGTTCCCGATCCAGTTGTCGAAGAGAAACTCACGCCTTCTGCCTGAATGTCGTCTTGAGCCAGCTTCGGTCGCTGGCCGCGAACGTCCGCCCGTTTTGGAATACGATCCCATCCACGATCCAGCCATTGGCCGGCCCGCCAGCGCGGAGCCGCGTGAACTCGCGCGGCTGGACCTCGAACTCAATCGTCTCTGAAAACCCTGCGGTCGTGGTTCCGGAGCGGCCGAACCAGTCAAGTCCAATCGCCGATAGCTGGTCGTCGGCGTCGGACGAACTATTCCCGTTCATCATGAACTGGCGTGACCGCCCGATCAGCGACGATGCCCAGTTATTCGTTACCGGATCGCCGTTGACATGGAAAACTCTTGTGTTGAGGTTGGCGAGCAGCGAATCCGTCTCCGCCCGCGCTTTCTCGTTTCCGCCCAGGGCGGCGATGAAGTTACTGTAATTCTGTGAGAGTAGCACCGTCGCCACGCGCGCGGCGCGACACGTGGTCTGAAACTGCATGTCGTACGACGTAACAAACGTCTGCGCTTCGTCTGCCCACAGGAAAACCGGGCGCGGACTCACGGCGACATTGCGCCGCTCGATACTTCGCTCGAACGAGTACTTGAATAAGACCTGCGCGAACTGTCCCACCTCGCCAAATTCTTTTACGGGCAGGTCCAGGAGGATTATCCGTCCGCGTTCCACATCTTCAGGCGTCACCGACGTATCGGTGCAAAAGAGCTCTCGCAATAGGCCGCGCACGAGCAGGTCGGCCCAGCCCATGAAGGTCGCCTGAATCACGCTGCGCGTCCGTTCCGCCAAATTCGGCCATTCAATCAGGTAGTAATCGGCGACAACGCCGAAGTCGTGTTCCTGACGTGGTGTCTTGTCGCGCTTGTCGGCTGCTACAAGGCATCGGAAGCAATACGACTTTTCCTGCCAATCTTTTTCCCGTATCTCCGCTCGCGTGAGCGGCGCGGAGAGCATGACGTTCACCAGGTCCGGCACCGAGATCGTCCCGGTCGCAAGCGAAACGAGATCGACGGCATTCCTCATGCCCTTGAGTGCCCCTTGCTTCCAGAAGGTGCCATCTTCCCGTCCGCCGCCGCTCGTGGCGCTGCGTTCCTTGATCTCCATGACTTGCGAAAAGAGGTTACACAGGTTTTCCGTGAGGCCTGCCCCTTCGCCTTTGCGATTTAGCTCGTGGTCGAGAAAGTTGAAGCGTTTCCCGGCATCGGGGCCTACGACTACGAGGTCGCCAGAACGATTCGTTTCGCGGCAATAGGACTCCCACAACGCTCGTTCGTCCGCTTTGGCAGTCAGGACAAGCCCGCCGAACCCGGCGCTAAGCATTGACGTTGCAATCATGCGCCCGCTGCCGCTCGTCTTTCCCGAGCCGGTGGCGCCGAGAATGAGCGTACCTTCGACGGCGTCGCGGATCGTCCACACATCGTCGCTCGACCAGCGGAGCAGTTCGTCAGACAATTCCCACCGCAACGGCCGGGCGCGCGGGGGCGACTTTCGTTTTAACAATCGGCCGAACATTACGCTGCCTCCCTCTTCTCGTCGGCTTCAGCGTCGTCACCAGCATCGGGTGACCGAATCTCGGCCCGCTTTGCCGCCATCATTTGCTCGAATTCGAGTTGCTCAAGTTCACTTCGACGCTGACGCTCGCCGAGCGCGGACTTCACGGTGAACCCGGCCGCGATGAGATACGCCAGGTCGTCTCCCCAGCCTATCAAGGGCACGACATCGGGTATGACATCAACCGGGCTCGGACACATTAGCAGCAGACCGCAGGCCAGTGCCCACTTGGACATTTCGAGTCCCACCGAGCGTAGCTTGGATTGAGGCAGGGCCAACAGCACCGTCATCGTGATGAAAAAAACGGTGCCGCACATCACAAACGTTTTCAGGAAACTGAAAAACTCAGACATTGCAGAATCTCCGTTTCATGGTCTCAAATCGAATACTGATCGAACTGCTTACGTTCACGGATATCTCTCACCGTTTCTTGGTAAGGCTTTCCCAAGTCATGGCCAGGAAACCCCAGAACATCACCGCACTGAAAACGACGGGAAATGCGATGTCCTCGATTACACATTCCAATGTACTTTTTTTGCTCATGGTTGCGCTCCCGAAATCACTTTGACAATGTCAGTGAGCGTCACGCCCTGTGCGTTGACGCTCTTTATTCGATTGAGTAGTTCCTCCACCCACGTGATAAGCAAATTCACCGTCATAGCTGGGCCAGCCACCGTTATCGAACGCCCCTCGCCGAGCGGCAGCACGAGGCGCGGTACGCTCTCCCGCTTGGACTTTTGCGACCGTGACTTCTTGCTCCTGTTCGCCTTGATTTCCGCCACTAACCGGTCGCGTGTGAGCCGACCGTTCACGACCTCGCCAATGAGCCGCTCGCGCTCCACAGAGTCCGCCACGATCGCGATCGCATAGGCGCTGCTCATCGGGATGCGCCCGGCGTCGATAAGGTCTTGGACACTTTTGGGAAGCACGAGAAGCGTTAGAAGCTTCGAGATCATCGCAGCGGACGGCCCACCAAGCTTTGAGGTTACCATTGCCGCCGGCCATCCGGTTTCATTCATAAGCCGGTCGATGGCCCGTACACGCTCCATCGTTTTCAAACCCGTGCGGGCGCAATTGGCCACAAGCTGGAGGGTGAGGATCTCCGCAGGAGTGGGAGCGAGCTCGGCGACGATCATCGGCACGGCGTCAAGGCCGGCCCGAATCGCAGCGTCGAGCCGACGGTGCCCGTCATCGACGACGATGTCAGTGCCTTCATAGTGGCCGAGCAGGGGCACCACGATTCTGTTCTGCTCGATGCTATGCGCGAGCGTGACTTGCTCTTCCTCGACCAGAGAGTCTCGGATGTTTTGACCGACCTTGATTAACTCGATAGGCACAAGTTGGATGCTGTGACTTCCACAATATGACCCTGCCGGCATTACGGCATCTCTCGGTAGGTCGGGATTCAACATCATCAGACTCTCCCACAAGAAGTTCTCAGACTTGAGAAGCAAGGCATTACTCGCCTCGATTCACAAGCTTGTTAATGAACTTTAAGAAGTGAGTCTTGGATAAGCTTGGCGAAGTGTTGGCAGAAAATGCGGCGGCGCACCTCACGCAACTAGGCAATACTATCCAACCATTTCTCTGCCTTTGCCGTCGATCGGTACTTCCGCAATTTACCAAGCTTTCCGCTGCGACGCATCTCAATCCATCCACCCCGGAGGAGTTCGTTGATAAGTGTGTCAGCGTCTTGGCGATGCCTGTCGATCATTGCTTTTTTGAACCAGAGATGTTTGGATTGCCAGGCACATTCTGGGTCTCTTGCTGCACCCAATCGATGTTCGACGAGAGCTCGCAGGAGCGCTTCTCCATCGTAACAAAGGGACGCGGGCCCATCGTGTTGTGCCTCTGGAGCGACCGCAGGGCTCTCGTTGGTGCTCGGTATTTGCTTCTGGCAGCCAGGTGCATCCACGTAGCTTTTCGCAAGCTCCACCGTAATCATTTCAAGAATCTTCTGCACAATTCGTGCAACGTCGAATTGATTGAGAAAAGCTCGAATCATTTGCGGATCGTCTGCCACAACCGGCCTCACAGAACGTCGGACAGCGCTCGTGCCACCAACTTTGGCACGCTCAATCGCCTCTAGGAAGTTCTAGAATGATGAATTCGCGAATTCGCACAACTATTATGCGACGGCGCGTAAGTCTATATGCGTAGATACTTTATGGTCGTTAAGAGCAGTCAGATTCGCCAATAACCTGCCATCATTTTAAGTTTTTCTTTGGCTGAAAGTGTTCGCCTGTCCGACGTGAACCCCTCTCTGCGCTCTACCTTGCGGGGTAACCGTCGGACGATTCGTCCGCGTGAAGATTTGGCACGCTTGTAGTGTCGGAAACCAAGTCGCTTGATCGTGTTGAAGACCGTCGTCAAGCTACACGATACGCCAGTGCGGCCTCGGAGCTCTTCCAAAGTTGCATCGGGTTGCTCCAGCAAAAGCTCTTGCAATCGTTGCAGGTCCGTCGCCGTAAATTTCGGCTTGCGGCCACGCCTAGAAAGCCGTTTGCGCTTACGATTCAGTTCTAAGATATTCACCATTCACCTGCCGTTCCGACGGTGAATCCCACACCGGTTTCATCATACCTTCAAATTATGTCAATAGTAGCCGCCCGGAGCTGGCCGCGTGCGCCCGCCAATGTTGGCACTTAACGCTTGCAAGGTTGCGCACTTCATACTAACGATATAGCGGGGCAGACAATGTCAGGAGCAGAAGAACCAAAAATCGAACTTGCGGCGCTTCGGCGCTGCATCCGTTCTCTGCTCCGTACCCCTAATAAGACTTACGACGCACTCAAAGGACGCATGGATGGCGTCGACGCAATCATGAGAGAAGAGTTTGCGCGGGCACTCAGTCCTATCTTGAACCAACATGTTGCAGAGATCCCCCAGACGACCTACGACCAGAAAAAAGCTCTCGCAAACTGGCTATCAGCCGAACTACGGCATTTTCATCTAGCGCTACGCTGCCCTAAGACTACGAAACCGTCGCTCTTGCAGGCGAATCCAGGACACATGCCGGGAACGGGACGATTTCGCTTCGATCACATTGACGATCAACACTGTCACCGAAACACATTCACGTCAGTAGTACTTCCCGAAATCCAACTCGTTCCGGATAATTCGAGCCGATCGCATTACATGTGTCGTTCCTCTCGATCACGCTGACCCTTCGAATTGAAGTTGCAAGCGTAATATTATTATGGTAGACAAAAGTAGTTATATACCCTTAGAAGCTATCCCAAAACCCTTTTGAGTTTCGTGCGTATAACAACATTATGCTGAAACTCACGGATGAACAATTGGACTGGTTGTTGGAACGGATTCCGAATTCGCCCGTCAGCCCCCTGGGCGGTCGGCCCACGGCGGACAAGCGAAGGCTCGTTCGCGGCATCTTTTGGATGCTCGACAATGGTGCAAAATGGAAAGACCTGCCGCGCCGCTTCGGCTCGAAGAGCACGGTCCACCGCTGGTTTCAGAAGTGGACGAACGAAGGCGTCTTCGAGAACGTGATGCGCGAAGCGGGACGCTGTGTCGAGGAAGGCGACGGCTATCGAGTGTATGAATGCTTCATCGACGGCACGTTCTGCAAGGCGCGGGGTGGCGGCGACGGCATCGGCTGCACAAAGGCCGGAAAAGGCGTGAAAATCATGGTGCTGGTCGATGCCCGGGGCCTCCCGATGGCCGTCGATACCACGTCGGCCAGTCCGCACGAAAGCCAATTGGTGCAGCGGCTGTTTGAGTTCATGCTGAGCGATGCGTTGCCGGAGCGATTGGTCGGCGACAAGGCGTACGACAGCGATCGCCTGGGCGAGGAATTGGCGGAGCAGGGCATTGAACTGATCGCGCCGCACCGCAGCAATCGCAAGGCCGAGAACAAGACGCAGGATGGCCGACCGCTGCGCCGCTACAAACGTCGCTGGACCGTCGAGCGCACGATCGGGTGGTTCCAAAACTTCCGGCGACTGTGCATTCGCTGGGAAAAATCGACTCCGCTGTTCTGCGGATTTCTTCATCTGGGCTGCACGCTCCTGTTGCTCAAAGAGGTTTTGGGATAGCTTCTAGTTAACCTGGCGGAACGCACTTAACGCTTCGTCAACTTTCCGTGGCTCGGAGGGCGCTTGAGTGAAACTTCCATCATTCTTCAACCACCACGCGAGTTGACACTGCTCGACGCTGCCGAGGTGCCGATCGTCGTCGTCGAGGCAGGGGTAAACGCAAGATTCGCCTATGCCGAGTTCTTCGGCGATCAGATCGCCAGCGATTATACCCGCAAGGCTTACCGTTATGCGGTTCACCGCTTCCTGCTTTGGTGCGCGGCGGAAGGGCTTGAGCTTGCGCGCATCCCGCCGGGCGGCGTGGGCCACTACATCCGGACGCTCATGACTTCTGATGGAAAGCCGGCATCGAAGCCGACGCGGAAGCTCCACCTTGCAGCGATCCGCAAGTTTTTCGACGCGCTCGTGCAGCGCCACGCCGTCGCCCTGAATCCGGCATCATCCGTCCGCGGCCCGGTCGTGCGAAACG from the Phycisphaerae bacterium genome contains:
- a CDS encoding IS5 family transposase, translating into MLKLTDEQLDWLLERIPNSPVSPLGGRPTADKRRLVRGIFWMLDNGAKWKDLPRRFGSKSTVHRWFQKWTNEGVFENVMREAGRCVEEGDGYRVYECFIDGTFCKARGGGDGIGCTKAGKGVKIMVLVDARGLPMAVDTTSASPHESQLVQRLFEFMLSDALPERLVGDKAYDSDRLGEELAEQGIELIAPHRSNRKAENKTQDGRPLRRYKRRWTVERTIGWFQNFRRLCIRWEKSTPLFCGFLHLGCTLLLLKEVLG
- a CDS encoding YkvA family protein; the protein is MSEFFSFLKTFVMCGTVFFITMTVLLALPQSKLRSVGLEMSKWALACGLLLMCPSPVDVIPDVVPLIGWGDDLAYLIAAGFTVKSALGERQRRSELEQLEFEQMMAAKRAEIRSPDAGDDAEADEKREAA
- a CDS encoding pseudouridine synthase is translated as MATERIQKILAAAGYGSRRACETLVLDGRVAVNGQYKRELPVLVDPATDKITVDGKPIRPERHVYFLLNKPRNVLCTHNDPSGRRLVEDLLTGVRERVFPIGRLEADSTGLLIMTNDGSLAQKLTHPRFATPKTYRAEVAGTPKTETLEKLRQGVWLSEGKTAPAEITIIHRDRDKTILEITLRESRNREVRRMLARFGHNVRRLMRIRMGKLSIAKLPLGAFRPLTPAEVKYLHSLADQPAEPSVSAPPRRSSSTARSRRKPERRKPPGAAPGARQGEWRAAKKPGRRIIH
- a CDS encoding TraM recognition domain-containing protein codes for the protein MFGRLLKRKSPPRARPLRWELSDELLRWSSDDVWTIRDAVEGTLILGATGSGKTSGSGRMIATSMLSAGFGGLVLTAKADERALWESYCRETNRSGDLVVVGPDAGKRFNFLDHELNRKGEGAGLTENLCNLFSQVMEIKERSATSGGGREDGTFWKQGALKGMRNAVDLVSLATGTISVPDLVNVMLSAPLTRAEIREKDWQEKSYCFRCLVAADKRDKTPRQEHDFGVVADYYLIEWPNLAERTRSVIQATFMGWADLLVRGLLRELFCTDTSVTPEDVERGRIILLDLPVKEFGEVGQFAQVLFKYSFERSIERRNVAVSPRPVFLWADEAQTFVTSYDMQFQTTCRAARVATVLLSQNYSNFIAALGGNEKARAETDSLLANLNTRVFHVNGDPVTNNWASSLIGRSRQFMMNGNSSSDADDQLSAIGLDWFGRSGTTTAGFSETIEFEVQPREFTRLRAGGPANGWIVDGIVFQNGRTFAASDRSWLKTTFRQKA
- a CDS encoding TIGR00730 family Rossman fold protein, producing the protein MADETPLYRHPADETARLSRIMTEISEGFATMSRVGQAIGVFGSARCTSSAPHYRTAEALGAKLVEKGFAVVTGGGPGVMEAANKGAYEAGGVSVGLNITLPHEQEANAYQNISMEFHYFFVRKLMLLKYCLGLVCFPGGFGTMDEYFESMTLIQTGKCPKFPVVLFDSKFWGPFDGFMRQTMLRDYAAISESDLGLFKITDDVEEAASYLRRQVDLLLPTLRHPSVEEEVMIPKEEQISGEGTYEGKPPRKRPKEAGPISG
- a CDS encoding secondary thiamine-phosphate synthase enzyme YjbQ — encoded protein: MTVETHRLEVQTRGDNQVLDITPDFAALLQRAEIKNGTATLFVIGSTAGLTTTEYEPGLVNHDLKACFEKLAPEDGRYEHEATWHDDNGHAHVRASLLGPSLTVPIVDGRPTLGQWQQIVLLDFDTRPRTREIVVQFLGE
- a CDS encoding ParB/RepB/Spo0J family partition protein translates to MPIELIKVGQNIRDSLVEEEQVTLAHSIEQNRIVVPLLGHYEGTDIVVDDGHRRLDAAIRAGLDAVPMIVAELAPTPAEILTLQLVANCARTGLKTMERVRAIDRLMNETGWPAAMVTSKLGGPSAAMISKLLTLLVLPKSVQDLIDAGRIPMSSAYAIAIVADSVERERLIGEVVNGRLTRDRLVAEIKANRSKKSRSQKSKRESVPRLVLPLGEGRSITVAGPAMTVNLLITWVEELLNRIKSVNAQGVTLTDIVKVISGAQP